In Montipora capricornis isolate CH-2021 chromosome 4, ASM3666992v2, whole genome shotgun sequence, the DNA window GATGTGCATGGATGCTTCGGGTTCAATCCCGTTGTCCCGTTTGTCTTTGAAAGTCCCCAATTCAACTCTACTAAATTCACATGTCGTAATTGGCCAACTAAAGTTCTCCTTCAGGTTCGGTTTCCGCCTAACCCACGTCTCCCAGAAGATGCAAACATGTGTATTACAGTGTTTAAGTAATGGTTTTCTACTTTCACTTTTACTGAAATAATACAATGCCTTCTCTagacaaagataaaaaaaatgaaaaacacttTATGTCacacaaaaaattgaaattcttGATAAAAAGTCTTAAAACTTGTTTTTAAAAGACGTGTAGAACACTTTAGAACACTTTATTTTAGGGTGCATAATTACAGTAAAAAAACTGTACTCTCCCTTATGGCCCTATTTAACTAAATACCAAAtaactaaaataataaattactcAAATACTAAAATATTAAGGTACTAAGCTTCGAAATACGAAATATTAAAATACTAATTGAGAAGTagttaaatattataaaactaGAAACTAAAAATATCACCATATAAGCTAAAAAACTCTGTCAATCCTAAAGGTGTCAGGCGTAAATTTGCACATTATTAAATCAAAGTAActtcttctgaatttttttgcaCTTGAAAAACAGACAAAGTCTCTATTACTGGTAACAACATTCCAAAGTTTAACAGCATTGTAAAAGAACATGCGCTTCATGCTATttgttcgtggaataggaaggCGATAAGGTAACCGAGACCTTGTATCATATAGCTTATTGAATTTGAAAGATGAGAGTTTCTGGGTCAGGTAATCCGGTGCACGTCCATCCaagatatttttaaacagaCATAGTCGCCTTGCAATACATAAATGGTTGATAGGTAGCCATCCAAGTTCAAGAAATAACGGCAAAGTTCTAGCTTGAAAAGGAGCATCAAGAATAATACGCGCACATCGTTTTTGAACTTTAAAAATGTCGTCCAAAAGTCCTGCAGTACAATTCCCCCAAACGGACACACAATACTCAAGAATAGGTTTAATACTAGCATTAAATAAGATAATACGATATTTGACTGGCAAGAATTTTTTAATGCGGGCCAGAACAGCAACGcgctttaaaagtttttttctaagtttagTTACGTGAGATGACCAAGAAAGAGAGGGGTCGATGACCAGGCCCAAGAGACGTTCCTCTTGAGTTTGTTCCAGTTGCCTATCATCCAGCCACAAGGACAGTGCACATTCTTCACAACGGGACAGCTTCTGTCGAGTACCCATGAtcatatattttgtcttttccGGGTGAGCTACCATACCATGTTCTTTAGTCCATGTCGCCGTATTAGAAAGATCTTGTTGAAGTTGTAACTGAACATCAGTCAGGGATGTGGCACTAGCATAAAAGGtagcatcatcagcaaataagccATAACTATTCTTCCAGGAAAGGGGTAGGTCGTTCACAAAAAGAAGGAAGAGGACAGGGCCTAAAATTGAGCCCTGTGGAACACCAGAACGCAATACTTCAGTATCAGATACAGCACCTGCGAGATTTACGCATTGACGGCGGTCTGATAGATAGCTTCTGAACCACAGTAATGTTGAAGAAGAGCAACCATACTTCTGTAGTTTGGCTATTAACAAGTCATGATTGACTAGTCATGATTAACAAGTCATGATTGACTAGTCATGATTGTGTAGGAAGAAGAGTTACTGATCTCAGAactattttaaaagaaaatgattaAGTAATCACAGCACCCTAAAGAAAAAGGTCTCTTTTTTTCGACCAAAATTAGGGAATATAATTTCTTTTTAGTTCTTAGTCGCGATATTTGAGGGCCGTTTTACTCTCCACCTATCGGTATAACGTTGAGTATATAgtaaaacaagacgcctacaaggtcGTATCCGTGGAATGAGAAAACAGTTAACACAATTTGTCCAGTTACAATGAACTTCAtttacaggtaaacttcggaaaatggcgagagattaccagaaagataaatctgtaatataacttgaagtttaCAAAGCGCAGTCAATTCGTGAGGATCGAGGATGCTATTTCGGATCCATTACCTTTAAATTTCGGGGTTCCCCAAGGCTCTATCCTTGGACCCGTCCTGTTCACAGTGTATGTTAACGATTTATTGTCGGTTCCTAAGCACTGCAAATCTTCAGGTTACGTGGACGACACAAAAATTTTCTTATCTCTTCCTCCTCGTGATATTACTGATGCAAGCAATGCGTTAAATCAAGACCTTTTGGAAATATCCCGTTGGTGCTGCGAGAATTCACTGTTGATTAACCCTGACAAGACCAAATTCTTGGTTATTGCAACTCCACAACTCTTACGTATTTTGCCACGTTTATGCATTACCATTCTTGGAAAGGAGATTGAACCCGTCTCTGTTGCCAGAGACCTGGGTGTCTATATCGACCAGACTCTCAACTATAACGAACATATATCAAAGTTAGTCTCGAACTGTGTTCACAAACTTGTTCAAATAAATAGGATAAAGCACTTATTAGATCGGAAATCTTTACTTTTAATGATTAATGCCTTCGTATTTAGTAAACTCTTTTATTGTTCGACTGTTTGGGGAAACACATCCAAGTCAAATATAAAGAAGCTACAACTGGTCCAGAACTTTGCAGGAAAGATCGTACTCGGCTTGAAAAAATTCGACCACATCTCTCAAGGCCTTAAATCACTTGGGTGGCTTAGTATAGAGGATAAACTACGATTAAACACAGCCGTCATGGTGCATAAATGCTTACAACATCGGGTGCCCATTTATCTGAAAGACAAATTTGTATATAGGTCACAAGTTCATAATAGACAACTTAGATCTGTtgataacaatgaactcaacTTGCCACATTGTCGGCTTTCTACTGGCCAGAGGTCATTTGCCTTTCGAGGGGCAAAAGTTTGGAACTCGCTCCCCCTTGATCTAAAGTTAACTTCTTCACTGAGGACTTTTAAAAAGAATGTATGTGAACtgcttgtaaataatttatcGTGAAACGTtgcatttatatttttttagcttttatcTTATCagattttttctatttttaattcatgtaagatttttaatatatatttaaatattGCTGCTGAAAAGCCCTTTTCAGGGAGCGCAATaaacgtgtatgtatgtatgtatgtatgtaagttgtttgttgtaaaaacttatctttaatgttactaaatttgcaaatgcaaataaACACCAATttacatccatttactatatatatatgtacataaaagcaattcaatgtaagctctcattgtacctgaagaaggctggtttggccagccgaaatataatacaccactaaaatcaaatctacgttgtatcagctcttgcttaaaatatttagtttcgcaaatgcaaacaacgaagccctattagcgggttatcaggatacgggattttttttttttttaaggagactttattcaaatcctacagttttacttcaTTCCTTTactccgttcatccaaaaattacaaggtcAGCCTTAAATGACCCGAAAAAAcgtattacaaatcacagttcaacaacttatcatcctggaccagttgttcaaaagtcgattaacgctaatctcaggtcaaaaattaacaaaggagttttattctctactcccaaatgctgctcaaGGTTGATATTtggtaaaactttacattacaagaagtcaatcttgaaaaacaaaaataagcaaaggaaactttcaccataaagttgaaaatatgaaacaaatcAAAGTTTAcgttaatcctggattaaggtaatcggctttcgaacaacccgggccctgtattcgaagtccgattccgtaatcctggtttagttccttttaaactgtttaaatctgccgtgccGAAGaaaagaagacaacatctgtactccatttctctcaatgctcaaaatctaaaattccgtaattgcgtgttctaataaccttgatttcagtattagagtaacttggtaccaaacgttccacagtaacttgaaatctcgttaagaaaaaagcttaaatccagtattcCAGTTCCTAttcaaatcgccaaaactctctctatcatcgattcaaaactcaacaaaagctacagatagtaaatagttctcagaaactacaaaagttcgtcatgattctacactcgagctgaacaaaaaactatcgaaaacgaaaccaaaaaaccctagtgatcgctTTTCGAAAGAACagcagacaaacagccgaaactgttctgtgcctaccccttacggcactgaaaaaagtaccgtacgtagtacaatggtacttgaccgtagcccttgGCCGAAAAACTAAAAAcgccgagaagcgatcaggatacggtaTATTAAGTTTAAAAATGTGGGATATAGATCAATTGAAGCCTTTAGGTGCTACTGTGGTTCTTTATTGACAacgagctttcgccgatctacggcatcatcaggaAGAACGATAAAATATTCGCGCTATGGTTTTAAACGTTGGAGGTGCCACTATAAATTAGCATAGTGTAAAACTAGCCAGTGGGACGCATGAAAACTAATGACGTAATAAAATGTTCTAAAATCTGTGTAAAAGTGAAAGCTTCTTTGAATTCTATAAGAAACCTGCGAAAAAGCCGCTCTTCGTACATCACCAGTCTGCCCTACCAAAGCGCTCAAAGACCAATTTCATCCGCAACGAACGGAGGCGTATACAACAGAGATGTTCAACCCAAATAACATCCAACAAACACGACCGTGACTTCGACAACATTCTCCGCCTCAACGGATATCCAGAACGCACCATAGAGGAAACTAAACACCTGCAGAAACACCAAAGAGACCCCCAAACACAGACAAAAGAGTGGCACTACCTCAAAATTCCATTCATCTCAGACCGACTAAACCGAAAAATCACGGGAACTTTCAAGAGAGAAAACATCCTAGTACGAATCGCCCACAAGTCCTACACTCTGAGACAAGCCCTTTCACACAACACAACAGAAAGGAAATGCAACAGATCAAACTGCCCCATCGCAGACACCAATTTATGACTACAGAGAAACACCGTTTATCAGCTCATGCACGTGCAAAGCTTGTGGCGAATATTACATCGGAAGCACGACACGATTCCTACATGATCGAACAAAAGAACACCTCACCAACGACAACTCGTCCGTAAAAAAACATCTCACAACACACCATCGCAACAACAGCCATAACATTGAAGTCAAAGTAATCACGTGTGAAAACGACCCCGTCAATCTGCGACTACACGAAGCATATTACATCAGAAAATACAAGCCGGGACTGAACTCCCGTGAGGAATGCGCTGAACTTAATGATCTTCTATTTTGAGCAGTTATTTTAATCAATTGTTTTTCATACAGATTTTAGAAGATTTTATCTCATCATTAGTTTTCATGCGTCCCACTGGCTAGTTTTACACTACGCTAATTTATAGTGGCACCTCCAACGCTTAAAACCATAGCGCAAATATTTTATTGTtctccctgatgatgccgtagatcggcgaaagctcggaGTCAATAAAGAACCACAGTAGCACTTAAAGGCTTCAATTGATCTATATCCCACATCATTACGACATGCTGTTAAAGGACACATTCAAacgtaagtttaaaaaaattgtggggatacgggattttttgcttgggtggggggtgggggattgaggagatacgggatattttttaaagtaggaaaGCGTTGCGTACTTAtagtagtgcagtaacttgacttttttttttccataagtgtcaactgagctgcgttttgctttttcaggagattcaagttgtccttgcgtactGCTACTGTATGTAGCTCTAatggtacacgatattgttttggtatcgtaaattatcacagtgccatggtagatatctttgctaaatagcccctgagaagacatgtgtttcagtaaaatactaaagcCAGAAagattaaacaaaataaaaggaaatcgagaaacatttggcttcaaggctgCTCATTTACACTTCTTTTTCACAATAAGGAtaaagcgtgtactctgagcttctgacagctttccaataCTAtttttcactgaagttaatcccttactgacggggttagtatctggatgggggacgtcaaAATGTGCGACTTGCTTatcaggaacatacgaccaaaaattctattttaactctcaaaaatgcgaactaggcaaggtacagattttgttagcatgcgttatgcaaaacaaatattgacgcaaaagtaaataaatttttgatatgtagtttttaaggcgagcagaaggaacttttaggaagtgccgatcgagaataaaacaatttgccatcagcaacaaaatttgcgagatgaaaacatcataaattttgtgccacgaatataacaagttaccatcacCGAAAAACATTTTCGggatttttttgttaccttcaataagagttcaattttttatcgtacttttggtccaacacgtaaaatcgcaaaatcactcaagaaacaaaggatgcatctgtgacaaaatgacggcaagacaccgggtttttgttagtttgcttttttttccgttaagtgttataaagttcatAAGATACATGTGTGAATTTagcacaaagatcacaatcattGATTCTGGTCCAAGTTTCTGCTGAAGTGAAGCTTCttcgaatgaggttagtacttggatgggggaccgctgcgaagtccccgtgacggcaatagctaattcgtttttttttaaacttggtttcattttttgttttgtttggccgttgaaagctattttcttattttctttctacgtcaaaacggctgaaTAAagtggttcccaagaaatattggagtattcgctctatgcaaaatacttctaagGAAGCATCCGTTCTATGCAagataatgttcacagtggaacgcACAAGTACGaggcaagatctagaaataacgtagaaaattctccttacctttaaagcttgcttttctcaaagaaaaagcatctgtacactttatcgaatagtttaatactctgtcaatcatggcgggcggaaagattccacgCTAAATTTTTGCTTTCATCTACATAACGGAAGTGCGTCACaatggccgagtggtctaacacGCTCGCAGATAATCTTGACGGCCGGGGAAAGTATATGTGTTCTACTCGCGGAAGGAAAGTTTTGGAAGTACTGAAGGGTATAAAAGTTAATTCACCCGATCGGAGCATatttcaatatccgtggggtatgcacatttgtgactaccaacaaaaaaagacaTAACTTCATTACCCAATTCAAAAAGTGAAAACCGATTTCATTATAATTTTACCTCAACATTCTTGGTTAATGACACTAACCAAATCCTCAAACGGCAGTACCCAAAGATGTAATGCAAAGACTATTTCTCACACAACTCACCCAATGCAAGACTCGCcctataggccatttccgagttcattgCTGCCTCCTCTTCAGAGCGAATCAAAGTAGTTTTTGTCATGGcaattaattctactttacatatgaatggaaactaatttgcataagaaaaacttcgcacttagactcgctttgaagaggaggcagacatgaactcggaaatggccaataggcgactttggaaaataccataatactctttgtttgtccccccaaattttccataagcattgttttattctctcttgggacttataatggtctcacgagaaagtggaaacaatgcttatgcaaaattttggagggacaaagaAAGAGTATATAATTGATAGTGGCTAATTGCCAAATGACGCATCAAACTATGACTGATGCAGTCATTTTCTCACGCTTGGAGCGTGTCCTGTATATTTGACTGGTCTACAAGACTTAGCTATGTTCGCTCCGTCGCGATCAGTTGATGTcatgaaatttctcttttcagCTTTACTACAACAAGTGATGGAAACAAGCCATAATAAATCAAGCAACACGGTTGACATATATGGCAGAGATAAGGCGTGGCATGGAAAATCCGACGTGGTTGAGGACCAACTGCAAAGACGAAACAGCACGGGAAGTACACCTCGCTTAAttcgtcatgtgaaaagtcgtGCCACCTCACCGGCCAACATCCCACCAAGCCGCTCTTCCTCACCATCACGTGCTTTGCACGTGCAAAGTCACGCTCGTCGTGCACATTCTCCCTCTTGTTTGGTGTCTAGTCGTTCCGTGTCTCCAACACAATCCCAACGGGTTTCAAGCCGCCTGTCAGGTCCAGTTGGACAACTTTCCACTCCGGTTTCATTAAGAACAATCAGAACGAATGCACCCCAGAGACATGGTTCCCGGCGTCGGTCCATTCCCTCGAATTCGGGACGTGCTCCGAGCAACACGAAAGCATTGGTACACAACTCTCCACGAAGGTACAAAAAAGCGAATGTTAACTTAAGCCGTCCTCGGCGCATCACGGCTGCTAACAAAACAAAGCGCCAAAAATACCAAGGTGCTTTTAACTATGGCGGTAGCCTTAGCGACGGAGATGGTGCGGGATTTTTAAGAAGTATTGAGAGCATTCCTGCACATTCAGGATCACGTAGTGCATATGATTTTGCCAATGCCAACCAAAGCCGTAATGTGAAAACTCCACAAATTGATTTCTTAGATATCGAAATTGATGTGAATGATCATAAGCCTTGGATTCCAACTGGAATCTATGCGGTAATGCTTATCACTCTTTGGACTGCGGTTGTCAGACTCATCGACGCCGTAGAAGGAAACGGGCCTGAAATTTGCGGACAAAATGAAGAAATCCGCCTGTGGATTTGTGCTGTGTCATTCTCTCTCATGCAAGGACTCGCAGAGGCTTTGTGGCAAAGGAAAGACTTACTCAAAGTGCTTTTTAGCACGGTGAGTCTCTTTGGTTACTTTATGATTGTACACATCCAGCCCCTCTCTTGTCGCGTTGGACATGACAAAGTGACTGAGCTCAGCAAATGGCAGTGTGCTGTTAACTTTTTTGTGTGCGCTTTCTTAGGAATtagaacatacggatacatattGGAATCTATgcgtgaaagaaaaagaaggaaagagaTAAAACAGATTCAAAGGTACCAAGGAGACTCAGATGATGAATTTAAAGGATTACCAGAAGGAGTGTTATGACGCACATTCTGAGATGGTTGGTTCTTCGGAGTACACCGATAAGCCGCATTGGACCAGAAAGGGTGTAGAACGTTGTTTTCTGTCACGGTGCTCAAGTTGGTTAAGAGACCCAGTGTTGTCAATTCTTAACTTCCTTACATTTGCTTCTTTAGAATTTCGATTCCAAAATAGTGgtaattgaacccacgaccttcggctGAGATCACAAcctgcttccgtctgaccttgtagctcactcgatagagcagcagtgatctagCCCGAAaatcgtgggttcgattcccacgctggtcagagtttttctctgtccttgtgggggcccatttccattagtagggctaacgctcacatggttcatatggggtagaaaccccgcacttcacgttaccctccgatagttaagtctgttgaaatttaggtgctacacagccaacgtttgcaaaaacgtaacacCTCCTTAGTTCCTTGATAGTTCAGCTAGCCAGCAGTTTTAAGCCATGTTCTCGTTGACGTTGTCGATCTTAAACTCCCAGATGTTTAGAACAGCTTTCCAGTCAAATTTTGTCTCTTTTCCAATCAACGCACAATGTCTCTTTCCGTTTACGTCGCATACTCAAAGAGGAACTGAAAGTAAAAATAACTGGGTGTTGTAATAACTGAGGATTCGTGGTACTGATACTCCGTTTCATTATatatcagactcactatgaaaaatctgattggtcgagagcattcaatcaattcacaatagcttgtgaacttgacatgataaatgtaatatctgctgtagatattacatttatcatgtcaagttcaacgtctgcctggttactaagccccttggagtgttctcctcagaaacaaaatggctgaacgcttcgcttctgtttctgaggatgaattatgtgaaaaatgtataataaaacaattattgaattcggttttcgtatgatatcatgaattatcaaaacctcgtgtctgtgttatctgcctcagcgttcggcttcggcagataacacagacctcggttttgacaattcatgatatcatgctcaacctcatccaataattgtttattatttgtCTTTATTTATCAAGTTCCGAAACTCACATGTGTTTGCTAGATCATAACACATACGCACACTGCCCATGCGCATCCTCTCATTAAcatataatagtaataataataggctttatttaaagagggtaaaACACTTAACAGTCTAAGACACTGATGACTCTGTGGCCCTCAAAAACAATTACATATGTAGATTATAAgactaataacaataaaatataccatttccaaagaaaattgaagataaaatacaataaatgaataattaataaaaagacATTATgactaaaaagttaaaaacagcaTAAAACATATATACAATTACAGTCTAAGGAGCATCGCAGCCTTTTGTTCAGTTAGAAAGGATTTAAAAACATTATGCTTAAAACTTGCTAGCGAACCATTATTTGTAATATGGGCATTCATGCAATTGCAGTCCTTTATAGTCCTAATAGTAAAAGTACGACCTCCTTTTGTTTTCCGTTTATACTTGGGGCACATCAGATTTATGTTTGAATGTCTAATGGCTCGATTATGAATTTCTAACTAATAGACTATTTAAATAACTAGGCGTAATATAATTGTGAACCCGCTTATACACTAGTGCGCATGTCTTAATTAGAGATTGTTTAGTCAAAGGGAGCCAGTTTAGATTATTGAATAATACGACTGATGGTGTAAGTCTTTCAGCATCGAGTATAATGCGTGCCGCtcttttttgaagttttaaaatactttgAAGAAGTTCGACATTGCTGCTGTCCCATATCATACTCCCATACAGGAGGGTAGGCTTTATAACACCATTGAAATAGGTTTTCCTTTGACGTTGCTTAAGAAACGGGTTAATATGCTTCAAGAGTCCTATGCGTTTGGAAAGTTTCTTACATAATTCATCGATGTGTGATTCGTAGTTCATAGGACTATCTATAACTACTCCTAAAATCTTATGAGAAGAGACTTGTTCAATAACAGAGTCATCAATCTTGACATCTAAACGGCCATCTCTGAACCGCATCAAGATCGGAATTTAAACGTTGGGTCATCGAGCATAGATCCGAAAAGTGCGCACTTGCGGTTATTGTAGTGTCGTCAGCGTAAATGTCCACAGTTGAAATTTTTTAGATGTAATGGAGTTTCATTCACAAATAGCAAAAACAGTGCGGGACCTAAGACACTTCCTTGCGGTACCCCTTGCTTGATAAGTAGAGAGTCCGATCTTTGACCATCAATACTGACAAACTGTTGGCGACCAGAAAGATATGATTCAAACCATGACAGCGAAGGATCACTCACTCTATACAGGCGCAGTTTCGTAAGAAGCAATTGATGATCAACAACGTCAAACGCTTTTCTAAAGTCTACAAAAACCATACCAGAAAGTTTGTCTTCATCTAGATTTAACAGGATTTGGTCAGTTAAACTGATCAGAGTGGACTCGGTGGAGTGCCCTGCATGCGCGAAAAGCTGATTGCAATTCATACAGTAAGCCAGTTTTCACGAGGTAATCCATAAAGGAGGCCGCAACATGCTTTTCACAGACTTAAGACAATATGGAGAGCAGAGAGATCGATCTAAAATTGTCCCGACAGTCTTGGGCGCCATCTTTAAAGAGAGGTGTGACGCGCGCCATTTTCCTTTTAGTTGGAAAACAGCCACTCTGTATAGACAAATTGATCAACCTCGTCAATGGCTGTACAAAAACGGGTGAGACCAGCTTTAGAACTTTCACAATAATTTCATCCGCTCCAGTAGCCTTTGAAGATGACAAGTCTGAGTCTGAGTCTGAGTCTGAGTCTCATGTACTGTTATGAGAGGAATATTGAACTGAGTGACCATCTTCCCTTCTGAGTTCGGTAACTTTCGTAGACTTCTGAGATTTCAGCGTCTTCCAAATTCCTTTTGGGTTTCCTTTGTTGTCGTCGATAGACTGTTGAAAATACGTTCGCTTAGATTTTCTCACCAAATTTGTCACATAGCACTTCGTGCGTTTGTTTTTTGAGCAGTCATCAGGGCAGTTTGTTATACGAGCAATTTTTAATTCCCGATCACGTTTCTTATTGCGCTCGCAATATTCTCATCAATCCATGCCGGCTGCTTTGTTTTCTTCACGCGCTTTTGTTTCTTAGGAATGTGTTTTTTAACAGCCTCACTCAGAATCAACTCAAGCGCATCCAGCTTGTCGTCAACATCGTCAAACACAAATGCACTGTCCCATGGGGAGTTCTTGAGGTCAGAGAGCATAGCCTCTGTATTCAAATTCTTGAAATCCAGATAATTTATTTGCTTGTGGCCAGATTCCAAATTCAACTTAACATAGTTAcgacatagaaaaactggcagATGATCGGAAAGTCTAATACATGGTACAGATCTGTTGGTAATAAAATGCCCATGTGTTGTATAAACGTGATCCAGACAAGAGTGACTCTTTGGCCTTGTAACTACCATCACATGTAGTGTCATATTCATATTCTTTAGTGACTTCATAAGGCGATGTTTAGAGTAAGCTTTTCTGTCCAAGTAGTCGACGTTCACATCCCCGACTAAAATTGTCTCCCAATTTTTTAAGTACGCAGCTTCGACGTTTTTTTCGATCTAGGAGTCCGTTTCTTTATCCCTCGAAGGCGGACGGTAAAGAGCCCCGATTAAAATTGGTCTATTTGAGTTGTGCGGGTGAACACTCAACTATAACGACTCCACATCATTGTCCTCTAAATCCTAGATTCTATTTACCTTTACCCCGTTGGCGACATAAGCTAAAAAGCCCCCGCCTTTTTGTCCAACTCTATCTTTTCGAAGCAGACGATAGGCGGAGATATTATAGACCGGGTCCGGTTTCCA includes these proteins:
- the LOC138045904 gene encoding uncharacterized protein; this translates as MADSDSGTHVTDISESLQDELELRTGALLQQVMETSHNKSSNTVDIYGRDKAWHGKSDVVEDQLQRRNSTGSTPRLIRHVKSRATSPANIPPSRSSSPSRALHVQSHARRAHSPSCLVSSRSVSPTQSQRVSSRLSGPVGQLSTPVSLRTIRTNAPQRHGSRRRSIPSNSGRAPSNTKALVHNSPRRYKKANVNLSRPRRITAANKTKRQKYQGAFNYGGSLSDGDGAGFLRSIESIPAHSGSRSAYDFANANQSRNVKTPQIDFLDIEIDVNDHKPWIPTGIYAVMLITLWTAVVRLIDAVEGNGPEICGQNEEIRLWICAVSFSLMQGLAEALWQRKDLLKVLFSTVSLFGYFMIVHIQPLSCRVGHDKVTELSKWQCAVNFFVCAFLGIRTYGYILESMRERKRRKEIKQIQRYQGDSDDEFKGLPEGVL